The Kitasatospora setae KM-6054 genome contains a region encoding:
- a CDS encoding HAD-IIA family hydrolase — protein sequence MTENAAAVRSVPGASAVALTEAYDTALLDLDGVVYAGPHAIAHAVESLDRARAAGMRLAYVTNNASRPPRVVAGHLTELGVPAEPGDVINSAQAAARLVAEKVPAGSRVLVVGGAGLLEALEERGLVPVRSLDDDPAAVVQGYDPSVGWADLAEASYAVGRGLPWVASNTDLSIPTARGIAPGNGTLVAAVRAATGVEPEVAGKPLPPMHRETVLRTGAKRPLVVGDRLDTDIEGAFNGGVDSLLVFTGIATPEEVLAAPLRHRPTYLAEDLRGLLEAQPEVAAAGGGRFGCGGWTAGADGGVLALDGAGSRIDALRALCAAAWTWADAHGGAAPESAKALAGLPAAG from the coding sequence ATGACGGAGAACGCCGCGGCGGTGCGGAGCGTGCCGGGGGCCAGTGCGGTGGCGCTGACGGAGGCGTACGACACGGCGCTGCTGGACCTGGACGGGGTGGTGTACGCCGGGCCGCACGCGATCGCGCACGCGGTGGAGTCGCTGGACCGGGCGCGGGCGGCCGGGATGCGGTTGGCGTACGTCACCAACAACGCGTCGCGGCCGCCGCGGGTGGTCGCCGGGCACCTGACGGAGCTGGGCGTGCCGGCCGAGCCGGGGGACGTGATCAACTCGGCGCAGGCGGCGGCGCGGCTGGTGGCGGAGAAGGTGCCGGCCGGGTCGCGGGTGCTGGTGGTCGGCGGGGCGGGCCTGCTGGAGGCGCTGGAGGAGCGCGGGCTGGTGCCGGTGCGCTCGCTGGACGACGACCCGGCGGCGGTGGTGCAGGGCTACGACCCGTCGGTGGGCTGGGCGGACCTGGCGGAAGCCTCGTACGCGGTGGGCCGGGGGCTGCCGTGGGTCGCCTCGAACACGGACCTGTCGATTCCGACGGCGCGCGGCATCGCGCCGGGCAACGGGACGCTGGTGGCGGCGGTGCGGGCGGCGACCGGGGTGGAGCCGGAGGTCGCGGGCAAGCCGCTGCCGCCGATGCACCGGGAGACGGTGCTGCGAACGGGCGCGAAGCGTCCGCTGGTGGTCGGCGACCGGCTGGACACCGACATCGAGGGCGCGTTCAACGGCGGGGTGGACTCGCTGCTGGTGTTCACCGGCATCGCCACCCCCGAGGAGGTGCTGGCCGCGCCGCTGCGGCACCGGCCGACGTACCTGGCCGAGGACCTGCGGGGCCTGCTGGAGGCGCAGCCCGAGGTCGCGGCGGCGGGCGGCGGCCGGTTCGGCTGCGGCGGCTGGACGGCGGGCGCGGACGGCGGGGTGCTGGCGCTGGACGGCGCGGGCAGCCGGATCGACGCGCTGCGGGCGCTGTGCGCGGCGGCCTGGACGTGGGCGGACGCGCACGGCGGCGCGGCGCCGGAGTCCGCGAAGGCGCTGGCGGGGCTGCCGGCGGCGGGGTGA
- the tyrS gene encoding tyrosine--tRNA ligase, whose protein sequence is MTDIVDELQWRGLIALSTDEDALRKAFADGPVTFYCGFDPTAPSLHLGNLVQLLTMRRIQRAGNLPLGLVGGATGLIGDPKPTAERVLNDPETVAAWVDRLRAQVSRFLDFEGEYAARIVNNLDWTSGMSAISLLRDVGKYFRVNNMIAKEAVARRLNSDAGISYTEFSYQILQGMDFLELNRRYGCTLQTGGSDQWGNLTAGTDLIRKAESRSVHALATPLITKADGTKFGKTESGTVWLDPELTTPYAFYQFWLNADDRDVAKFLRIFSFRTREEIEQLERDTAERPAARLAQRALAEELTTLVHGADQYERVVAASKALFGQGDLVDLEPATLASALAEVPKATVAELGQIVDLLVETGLAPSRSGARRTIKEGGAYLNNAKVTDEEAVATTTDLLHGRWILLRRGKRNLAAVELADA, encoded by the coding sequence GTGACCGACATCGTCGACGAGCTGCAGTGGCGCGGGCTGATCGCCCTGTCCACTGACGAGGACGCACTGCGCAAGGCGTTCGCGGACGGCCCGGTCACGTTCTATTGCGGCTTCGACCCGACCGCGCCCAGCCTGCACCTCGGCAACCTGGTCCAGCTCCTCACCATGCGCCGGATCCAGCGGGCCGGAAACCTCCCGCTCGGCCTGGTCGGCGGCGCGACCGGCCTGATCGGCGACCCCAAGCCCACCGCCGAGCGCGTCCTCAACGACCCCGAGACGGTCGCCGCCTGGGTCGACCGCCTGCGCGCCCAGGTCTCCCGCTTCCTCGACTTCGAGGGCGAGTACGCCGCCCGCATCGTCAACAACCTGGACTGGACGTCCGGCATGTCGGCGATCTCGCTGCTCCGCGACGTCGGCAAGTACTTCCGGGTCAACAACATGATCGCGAAGGAGGCGGTCGCCCGCCGCCTGAACTCCGACGCGGGCATCAGCTACACCGAGTTCAGCTACCAGATCCTCCAGGGCATGGACTTCCTGGAGCTGAACCGCCGCTACGGCTGCACCCTGCAGACCGGCGGCAGCGACCAGTGGGGCAACCTCACCGCCGGCACCGACCTGATCCGCAAGGCCGAGAGCCGCTCCGTGCACGCCCTCGCCACCCCGCTGATCACCAAGGCCGACGGCACCAAGTTCGGCAAGACCGAGTCCGGCACGGTCTGGCTCGACCCCGAGCTCACCACGCCCTACGCCTTCTACCAGTTCTGGCTGAACGCCGACGACCGCGACGTCGCCAAGTTCCTGCGGATCTTCTCCTTCCGCACCCGCGAGGAGATCGAGCAGCTCGAACGCGACACCGCCGAGCGCCCCGCCGCCCGCCTCGCCCAGCGCGCCCTCGCCGAGGAGCTCACCACCCTCGTCCACGGCGCCGACCAGTACGAGCGGGTCGTCGCCGCCTCCAAGGCCCTCTTCGGCCAGGGCGACCTCGTCGACCTCGAACCCGCCACCCTGGCCTCCGCCCTCGCCGAGGTCCCGAAGGCCACGGTCGCCGAACTCGGCCAGATCGTCGACCTGTTGGTCGAAACCGGCCTCGCCCCCAGCCGCTCCGGCGCCCGCCGCACCATCAAGGAGGGCGGCGCCTACCTCAACAACGCGAAGGTCACCGACGAGGAGGCCGTCGCCACCACCACCGACCTGCTGCACGGCCGTTGGATCCTGCTCCGCCGCGGCAAGCGCAACCTCGCCGCCGTCGAACTCGCCGACGCGTAA
- a CDS encoding outer membrane protein assembly factor BamB family protein yields the protein MAQEPPTTPGYDQQQPWYPQPQDYGHQEQAAQQQQAYGQQFPQQQQGYGYAEQQQAYGDPQVYGHQEQAAQQQQAYGQQFPQQQQGYGYAEQAAQQQAYGYPEQAAQQQAYAPYEPAYAQSAPAAEPAPATPADYPRTSAEDPFAPGSDGASAAAISAAAAAGEVPGRERPAPRGFAARARAAVLSGEGAPSRRGLAIRVGAGVAALAVLVTAGVLAVSGEDEAAPAGQAAQGGGQNISVAHTKSWTVAADPATAAQGTDDTLAGSWLLADAVVRADGTGVHAYGLADGKPVWTLKAPADGAVPCGLSPAVNASGLGAVVYRPAADPKSPCSTLAAVDTKSGQAVWTKTLSDAKDSYAAHVAVTDDKVIAVGEDKAAAWAAADGAEVWQYTGQGKFCTLSGSAGAATVLLHSACADSTPHDQAVALNLADGKVKYWRGLNNQPTTVTVLSAEPAAVLTTGAKPEDERVFAWGAEGDPAVEIPLAVEGGGRLDVDHGSFAAVPGTYFQGGTMFAPVVPDGGGNPSAIAAYDLGTGKSLWRTPIAEKGKARPVGVDAGGLVVAVDERTGQPAHLSRFALTGGQETQGGAFPQGTGSLLTTGRVHNAAGHLVAVPEHAGNYGVATAFSSKG from the coding sequence ATGGCTCAGGAACCTCCCACGACACCCGGGTACGACCAGCAGCAGCCCTGGTACCCCCAGCCGCAGGACTACGGCCACCAGGAGCAGGCCGCCCAGCAGCAGCAGGCGTACGGGCAGCAGTTCCCGCAGCAGCAGCAGGGCTACGGCTACGCCGAGCAGCAGCAGGCGTACGGCGACCCGCAGGTCTACGGCCACCAGGAGCAGGCCGCCCAGCAGCAGCAGGCGTACGGGCAGCAGTTCCCGCAGCAGCAGCAGGGCTACGGGTACGCCGAGCAGGCGGCCCAGCAGCAGGCGTACGGCTACCCCGAGCAGGCCGCCCAGCAGCAGGCGTACGCCCCGTACGAGCCCGCCTACGCGCAGTCGGCGCCGGCCGCCGAGCCCGCCCCGGCCACGCCCGCCGACTACCCGCGGACCAGCGCCGAGGACCCGTTCGCCCCCGGCTCCGACGGCGCGTCGGCCGCCGCGATCAGCGCCGCCGCGGCCGCCGGCGAGGTTCCCGGCCGGGAGCGGCCCGCGCCGCGCGGGTTCGCCGCCAGGGCGCGCGCCGCGGTGCTCTCCGGCGAGGGCGCGCCCAGCCGCCGGGGCCTGGCGATCCGGGTCGGCGCGGGCGTCGCCGCCCTCGCCGTCCTGGTCACCGCCGGCGTGCTCGCGGTCTCCGGGGAGGACGAGGCCGCCCCGGCCGGCCAGGCCGCCCAGGGCGGCGGCCAGAACATCTCGGTCGCCCACACCAAGTCCTGGACCGTCGCCGCCGACCCCGCCACCGCCGCGCAGGGCACCGACGACACCCTGGCCGGCAGCTGGCTGCTGGCCGACGCCGTGGTCCGCGCCGACGGCACCGGCGTGCACGCCTACGGCCTCGCCGACGGCAAGCCCGTCTGGACGCTCAAGGCCCCCGCCGACGGCGCCGTCCCCTGCGGGCTCTCCCCGGCCGTCAACGCGTCCGGCCTCGGCGCGGTCGTCTACCGCCCCGCCGCCGACCCGAAGAGCCCGTGCAGCACCCTCGCCGCCGTCGACACCAAGTCCGGCCAGGCGGTCTGGACGAAGACCCTCTCCGACGCCAAGGACAGCTACGCCGCGCACGTCGCCGTCACCGACGACAAGGTGATCGCGGTCGGCGAGGACAAGGCCGCCGCGTGGGCCGCCGCCGACGGCGCCGAGGTCTGGCAGTACACCGGCCAGGGCAAGTTCTGCACGCTCTCCGGCAGCGCCGGCGCCGCCACCGTGCTGCTGCACAGCGCCTGCGCCGACAGCACCCCGCACGACCAGGCCGTCGCGCTCAACCTCGCCGACGGCAAGGTGAAGTACTGGCGCGGCCTGAACAACCAGCCCACCACCGTCACCGTGCTCTCCGCAGAGCCCGCCGCCGTCCTCACCACCGGCGCCAAGCCGGAGGACGAGCGGGTGTTCGCCTGGGGCGCCGAGGGCGACCCGGCCGTCGAGATCCCGCTGGCCGTCGAGGGCGGCGGCCGGCTCGACGTCGACCACGGCAGCTTCGCCGCCGTGCCCGGCACCTACTTCCAGGGCGGCACCATGTTCGCCCCGGTCGTCCCCGACGGCGGCGGCAACCCGAGCGCGATCGCCGCGTACGACCTGGGCACCGGCAAGTCGCTGTGGCGCACCCCGATCGCCGAGAAGGGCAAGGCCCGGCCGGTCGGGGTGGACGCCGGCGGCCTGGTCGTCGCCGTCGACGAACGCACCGGGCAGCCCGCCCACCTCAGCCGGTTCGCCCTCACCGGCGGCCAGGAGACCCAGGGCGGCGCCTTCCCGCAGGGCACCGGCTCGCTGCTCACCACCGGTCGGGTGCACAACGCCGCCGGCCACCTGGTCGCCGTCCCCGAGCACGCCGGCAACTACGGCGTCGCGACGGCCTTCAGCAGCAAGGGCTGA
- a CDS encoding tetratricopeptide repeat protein produces MGHREHEGDGVNGLDGGNGGGAPGGGVYDWFRRGVRLLEERHPAAAVQLLARAAEAEPGSGSIREALARAQFDAGQYGPALESFRVVAEADPSDDYAQFGWGVSAARLGDFETSAEHLALAVAMQPGNRHYQAALRQTRATLAARAGAYGPLLPGAPGYLAGPEDPAGS; encoded by the coding sequence ATGGGGCACCGGGAGCACGAGGGCGACGGCGTGAACGGCCTGGACGGCGGGAACGGCGGCGGCGCGCCGGGCGGCGGCGTGTACGACTGGTTCCGGCGCGGGGTACGGCTGTTGGAGGAGCGGCACCCGGCGGCGGCGGTGCAGCTGCTGGCGCGGGCGGCGGAGGCGGAGCCCGGGTCGGGGTCGATCCGGGAGGCGCTGGCGCGGGCCCAGTTCGACGCGGGGCAGTACGGGCCGGCGCTGGAGAGCTTCCGGGTGGTCGCGGAGGCCGACCCGTCGGACGACTACGCACAGTTCGGCTGGGGGGTGTCGGCGGCCCGGCTGGGCGACTTCGAGACCTCGGCGGAGCACCTGGCGCTGGCGGTCGCGATGCAGCCGGGCAACCGGCACTACCAGGCGGCGCTGCGGCAGACCCGGGCGACGCTGGCGGCCCGGGCGGGGGCGTACGGGCCGCTGCTGCCGGGCGCGCCCGGGTACCTGGCGGGGCCGGAGGACCCGGCGGGGTCCTAG
- a CDS encoding DUF1015 family protein, producing MSAPRAESGNEPSGGPGDPGHVATAGLSLSPFRGLRYDPHRVGDLAAVTSPPYDVVDPGRRLDLETADPHNIVRLILPRPEPEDAGDRPDRDTRYRHAARLLRDWRHQGVLTADPDPALYVYEQRTPSGTLQRGLIGALAVSGPEAGVVLPHEDVMPKPVADRVGLMRTTRANLEPLLLTYRGHGRAADVIERTAATEPLLATTTSDGTHHRLWAVTDPANLAAVTRDLAGCRALIADGHHRWEMYLRLQREHRHLPRSPWDRGLVLLVDTDRYPLRVRAIHRVLQRLPLDAALAALDPAAWKATDLPGALPDALHALAEAHRTPGNSFVLTDGAGRFHLLTGPDEATLAATVRTDRPEEWRRLDATVLHAVLLDRTWHVPDSPEHIGYLHSAEAAVREAARTGGTAVLLHPVEERVVRRLAEQGVTMPRKSTSFGPKPATGLVLRSLELG from the coding sequence ATGAGCGCCCCTCGTGCCGAAAGCGGCAACGAGCCCTCGGGCGGTCCCGGAGACCCCGGGCACGTCGCCACCGCAGGGCTTTCCCTCTCCCCGTTCCGCGGCCTGCGCTACGACCCGCACCGGGTCGGCGACCTGGCCGCCGTCACCTCCCCGCCGTACGACGTGGTCGACCCCGGCCGCCGGCTCGACCTGGAGACCGCGGACCCGCACAACATCGTCCGGCTGATCCTGCCCCGCCCCGAGCCCGAGGACGCCGGCGACCGCCCCGACCGCGACACCCGCTACCGGCACGCCGCCCGCCTGCTCCGCGACTGGCGCCACCAGGGCGTCCTGACCGCCGACCCGGACCCGGCGCTGTACGTCTACGAGCAGCGCACCCCGTCCGGCACCCTGCAGCGCGGCCTGATCGGCGCCCTCGCCGTCAGCGGCCCCGAGGCCGGCGTCGTCCTCCCGCACGAGGACGTCATGCCCAAGCCGGTCGCCGACCGGGTCGGCCTGATGCGCACCACCCGCGCCAACCTCGAACCGCTGCTGCTCACCTACCGCGGCCACGGCCGCGCCGCCGACGTCATCGAACGCACCGCCGCGACCGAGCCGCTGCTCGCCACCACCACCAGCGACGGCACCCACCACCGCCTGTGGGCCGTCACCGACCCCGCCAACCTGGCCGCCGTCACCCGGGACCTGGCCGGCTGCCGCGCCCTGATCGCCGACGGCCACCACCGCTGGGAGATGTACCTGCGGCTGCAGCGCGAACACCGCCACCTCCCCCGCAGCCCGTGGGACCGCGGCCTGGTCCTGCTGGTCGACACCGACCGCTACCCGCTGCGGGTCCGCGCCATCCACCGCGTCCTGCAGCGCCTCCCGCTGGACGCCGCGCTGGCCGCCCTCGACCCCGCCGCCTGGAAGGCCACCGACCTGCCCGGCGCCCTCCCCGACGCGCTGCACGCCCTCGCCGAGGCCCACCGCACCCCCGGCAACTCCTTCGTCCTCACCGACGGCGCCGGCCGCTTCCACCTGCTCACCGGCCCCGACGAGGCCACCCTCGCCGCCACCGTCCGCACCGACCGCCCCGAGGAGTGGCGCCGCCTGGACGCCACCGTCCTGCACGCCGTCCTGCTCGACCGCACCTGGCACGTCCCCGACAGCCCCGAGCACATCGGCTACCTGCACTCCGCCGAGGCAGCCGTCCGCGAGGCCGCCCGCACCGGCGGCACCGCCGTCCTGCTCCACCCCGTCGAGGAACGCGTGGTGCGGCGCCTCGCCGAGCAGGGCGTCACCATGCCGCGCAAGTCCACCTCCTTCGGCCCCAAGCCGGCCACCGGACTCGTCCTGCGCTCCCTCGAACTCGGCTGA
- a CDS encoding tetratricopeptide repeat protein — MKRLPIPDDVTGFEIDADVKQDLKSLPKTLADDVARNLVMVARLLDSEPEEAYNYAKVALRLASRVASVREAAGFASYMTQRYSEALTEFRAAKRMTGRVDLWPVMADCERGLGRPERALAMAGEPEVKQLDKAGQVEMRLVAAGARADLEQFDAAVVTLQSPELASSAIHPWTARLRYAYADALIAAGRADEAREWFVKAVEADTDGSTNAAERLAEIDGIEFTDALDEDAEAEDEGAEAVEPVRRQIDKDDVGDDRMIFEDEEDVEEFYDEDDEEIDEDYDEDSFEEQQPKQG, encoded by the coding sequence GTGAAGCGGCTGCCGATCCCGGACGACGTGACCGGGTTCGAGATCGACGCGGACGTCAAGCAGGACCTGAAGAGCCTGCCGAAGACGCTGGCGGACGACGTGGCGCGCAACCTGGTGATGGTGGCGCGGCTGCTCGACAGCGAGCCGGAGGAGGCCTACAACTACGCGAAGGTCGCGCTGCGGCTGGCGTCGCGGGTGGCGAGCGTGCGTGAGGCGGCCGGTTTCGCCTCGTACATGACGCAGCGGTACTCGGAGGCGCTGACCGAGTTCCGGGCGGCGAAGCGGATGACCGGGCGGGTCGACCTGTGGCCGGTGATGGCGGACTGCGAGCGCGGTCTGGGCCGGCCGGAGCGGGCGCTGGCGATGGCTGGTGAGCCCGAGGTGAAGCAGCTGGACAAGGCCGGTCAGGTCGAGATGCGGCTGGTCGCGGCCGGTGCCCGGGCGGACCTGGAGCAGTTCGACGCCGCCGTGGTGACGCTGCAGAGCCCGGAGCTGGCGTCCTCGGCGATCCACCCGTGGACGGCGCGGCTGCGCTACGCGTACGCGGACGCGCTGATCGCGGCGGGTCGGGCGGACGAGGCCCGCGAGTGGTTCGTGAAGGCCGTGGAGGCCGACACCGACGGCTCGACCAACGCGGCCGAGCGGCTGGCGGAGATCGACGGCATCGAGTTCACCGACGCGCTGGACGAGGACGCCGAGGCCGAGGACGAGGGCGCGGAGGCCGTGGAGCCGGTGCGCCGCCAGATCGACAAGGACGACGTCGGCGACGACCGGATGATCTTCGAGGACGAAGAAGACGTCGAGGAGTTCTACGACGAGGACGACGAGGAGATCGACGAGGACTACGACGAGGACTCGTTCGAGGAGCAGCAGCCGAAGCAGGGCTGA
- a CDS encoding HNH endonuclease, with the protein MRNTLVLNASYEPLSTVPLRRAVVLVLQDKAVVEQAHPLRVVRGSGVQLPVPRVIRLTRYVRVPFRQRAPWSRRGVLARDQFRCAYCARRGTTVDHLAPRSRGGADSWMNTVAACAECNQRKADRTPEQAGMRLLRRPFEPTPEATLMLALGLRAGELGELAAWLPEPAEAAASA; encoded by the coding sequence ATGCGCAACACCCTTGTCCTGAACGCGAGCTACGAACCCCTGAGCACGGTGCCGCTGCGCCGGGCCGTGGTGCTGGTCCTCCAGGACAAGGCCGTGGTCGAACAGGCGCATCCGCTGCGGGTGGTCCGCGGTTCGGGGGTGCAGCTGCCGGTGCCGCGGGTGATCAGGCTGACCAGGTACGTCCGGGTGCCGTTCCGACAACGGGCTCCGTGGTCGCGGCGGGGGGTGCTGGCGCGCGACCAGTTCCGGTGCGCGTACTGCGCGCGGCGGGGCACCACGGTGGACCACCTGGCGCCGAGGTCGCGCGGCGGGGCGGACAGCTGGATGAACACGGTGGCGGCCTGCGCGGAGTGCAACCAGCGCAAGGCGGACCGGACGCCGGAGCAGGCGGGGATGCGGCTGCTGCGGCGGCCCTTCGAGCCGACGCCGGAGGCGACGTTGATGCTCGCGCTCGGGCTGCGGGCGGGCGAACTGGGGGAGCTGGCGGCCTGGCTGCCGGAGCCCGCCGAGGCGGCCGCGAGCGCGTGA